AGGACCCTCGCAGGCACCGGGGCGCTCCGCGCAGACTGGCGCCATGGCCAACACGACGAGGCGGATCGCGCGGGCCACCGCGCTGCTCACCGTTCTGTACTGCGCCCGCAGGTACTACCGCAACTGGGGCTCCACCAAGGCGGAGTCGCAGATGCGAGTCCCGGGCGATGCCCTGGTGAGCGACCCGGCGGTCCAGACGACCGAGGCGGTCGATGTCGACGCGACCGCGCCCGCGGTCTGGTCATGGCTGGTGCAGATGGCCCGGGATAGGGGCGCAGCGGCGCCGACAACCCCTGCGGCACAGGGTGATAACGCGCAACTTCAGGTCGGGGATAGGATCCGGCTGGCCCCCGAAGGCTGGATGGGGTTGCCCGACGGGGTGACGCTGGACGTCGCGGAGATCGCGCCCGAAAAGTACCTCGTGCTCAACGCCCTGCGATCCGAGCCGCGCTGGAACGCCGTTTTGTCGTTTCACCTACAGCCACACTGGGAGGACCGTGTCCGGCTCCTCGCGCGCGCGCGAATCGGCTTGCGCTACCCGGGCGAGGTGTTCGTCCTGGAACTGGCCAGGCCGGCGATAGCGCTCGGGACGCGTGCGCTGTTGCTAGCGATCAAGCGTCGGGCGGAGCGGTCCGAGCCGGTCCGCTCGTCTGTCGAAACGAGTTGACACCCCCTGCCCACTTGCGACGGCGGAAGGAAAGGTCGGACGATGAAACCAATCCTGGTGGGAATCGACGGTTCGTCGGCGGCGATCGCGGCCGCGCTGTGGGGCGTCGACGAGGCGATCAGCCGCGGCGCGCCACTGCGTCTCGTCTCCGTTGTCAAGCCGACGCACGAGTCGCCGGAAGACTACGAGCGCGACGTCGAGCACGCCCGGAAGTCGCTGCTGGAAGCAAGGCTGGCGGTGGAGGGCACCGGTAAGGCCGTCACCATCGAAACGGACATGCCGCGCGGTCCCGCCGGTTCGGTGCTATTGGAGGCTTCCTCGGATGCGGAGATGCTCTGCGTCGGCTGCGTCGGCATCGGACGCTACGCGCGCGCTATCGTCGGTTCGACGGCGAGCGAGCTCGCCGAGAAGGCGCGTTGCCCGGTCGCGGTCGTGCGGACCGGCTCCGACCGGCCGCCACCGGACATCAATTGGATCGTCGTCCGGTTGACGGACACACCCGGCAACGACGCCGTCGTCAATTGTGCTGCGGCGGAGGCGAAGTTGCGCGGGGCGCCCATGCTTGTCCTCGGTGGCCGGCCCGAGGAACTCACCGAGCACGCCGACGGTGAATTCGAACGCCGGGTAGCCCAATGGCGACAGCGCTATCCCGAGGTGCGCGTCTACCCGATCACCACGAAGCAAGCCATCGCCGGCTATTTGAGCGCCAACGACGAGAGAGTTCTGCTGGCCGTGATCGGCGCGGAGGAAGCCCGTCAGCTGGCGCAGTTGGTCGGCCCCCATGGGCATCCGCTCTTCCGCCACCCTGAATGCTCCGTGCTCGTCGTGCGCTAGAGGGCAGCGTGAAGATCAGGCCCAAAAGCCGCGGGCCCAACGCGGCCCGCGGCGGGGAGCGGGTCTTGGTCGGCGCCGACGTCCCGGCGGCGCGCGTCGTCAGCGTGCTGATGCTGCTGTGCGTCCTGGTTTGGTCGGTGGCGCTGTTCGCGCGCCAGTATCTCGGCTACGAACGCGTTGCCCCGGGCCGGTTCGGGTGGTCGGTGGCGCTGCTGGGCGCCACCGCCCTGATCGCGCGCGGCATCTTTCTCGGCCGTCCAGTGACCGCCGCGCATGCGATGTACGCGGCCGGCGCGGTGGCTGCCGGGCTGGGTGCGCATTTCGTGTCCTGGGCAGCGCTGGGCAACGTCCTGATTGCGGGCAGCGGGCTCGCGCTGATGCTGCCCACCACGGCCGCACCGCAGCCCGGGCGGCTGGGCCGGGTGTGGGATCTGGTCAACGCCACGCGGGGGGATCCGCTGGCGCCGTTCGCCATGCACTCGAGCAAGAGCTATCACTTCAACACCGGCGGCACGGCGGCGATCGCTTACCGCACGCGGCTCGGGTTCGCCGTGGTCAGCGGCGATCCGATTGGCGATGTGACCCAATTCGACGATCTGGTAGCCGATTTCGTCCGCATGTGCCGCAGCCGGGGGTGGCAGATCATCGTGTTGGCCGCCGGCGAACGCCACCTCGGGTTGTGGAGCAGGGACACCGTGGGGCAGCCGATGCTGTCGGTGCCGATCGGCCGCGATGTCGTCGTCGACATCCGCCACTTCACCCTGAGGGGCCGGCGCTTCCGCAACCTGCGCCAAGCGGTGCAGCGCACGCACAACTGCGGCGTCACGACCGAGATCGTCGACGAACAAAGGCTCAGCGGCGCGATGCGGGCCGAGTTGACCGAGGTGTTGTACGCCGCTCACCGTGCGGCGCGCACCGACCGCGGATTCTGCATGAACCTCGACGGCGCGCTGCAGGGCCGCTTCCCCGGTGTCACCCTGGCCATCGCGCGGGACCGGCGCGGGCGGGCGGTCGCGTTTCACCGTTACCTAACCGCCGGCGGGGGATCCGAAGTCAGCCTCGACGTGCCGTTCCGCCGTCGGGACGCGCCCAACGGCGTCGACGAGCGGCTCAGCGTCGACATGATAGCTCATGCGGAAAACGCTGGCGGACGGCGCCTTTCGCTCGCCTTCGCGGCGTTCCCGGAAATCTTCGAGGCCGCGCAACCGGGCCCGCTGCAGCGGGTCGCGCTGTCGCTGATCCACCTGCTCGATCCGCTGATCCGGCTGGAATCCCTGTACCGCTACCTCCGCAAGTTCCACGCGCTGTCGCAACGGCGCTACGTGGTGTTGTGCGCGCACCACATCCCGGCGGCGCTGATGGTGTTGCTGTCGCTGGAATTCGTCCCGCGCCCGCGCAGGATGAGGCCGGGTTAGCCGCGGGTCACTAGACCGGCGCACCGAAACGGAACCGGCGGCCCGTGACGACCTCGGGAACGATCCGCACGAAATGCGACTTCTCCGACGGGACCCAGGGCAGCACCTGGGCGCGCTCGGCCTCCTCGATTTCCTCGTTGCTGCGAAGAGAGCGCGCGGTGCCCTTGATGATCACGCTCCACCCCTCGGCGACGTTGTGGTCGTCGACCTCGAACAGCACCTTGTTGTTGATCGCGGTGCTGACCAACTTGGTGCCCTCCGCGGTTCGAAACAGCACGGTGCGTTGCTGCACAACGTAATTGACCGGGAAGATCTCGGGCTGACCACCGACGCTGGTGACCAGGCGCCCCAGCGTCGCGCCGCGCAGCAGATCCCAGCACTCGTTCACCGGCAGGATAAACACCCCATCATCGGTCAGTGACATCAGTCATCCCTTCATCGACAGGACTACACACTCGATGGTATTGGGCGGGCCGCCCCGCGGCGGCGGCCGAAAGTCCCGCAGGCCGGGGACCAAAGGTCGTTGACCCGCTCGGGCGTAGCCCGCGGCCGGATTGCCTAGCGGATCCGTAGCACGTCGTCCAACCGGCGCCGCGGAGTGGCCGGCGGAAGTTGTTCCATCGGTGGCGCGATCCCCACGCGGATCAACACCTGCGGCTCGCCGTGCCGGCCGACGAGCTCACGCACGATGTCACGGCTCTCGTCCAGCTCGATCAGATGGGTGAGCGGACAGGTCGCCATCCCGGCCACCGTGCATTCGAGCAACACCGTCGACAACACCTCGCCGCACCGCAGCACGTCCGACCTGGT
This genomic interval from Mycobacterium sp. SMC-2 contains the following:
- a CDS encoding SRPBCC family protein — encoded protein: MANTTRRIARATALLTVLYCARRYYRNWGSTKAESQMRVPGDALVSDPAVQTTEAVDVDATAPAVWSWLVQMARDRGAAAPTTPAAQGDNAQLQVGDRIRLAPEGWMGLPDGVTLDVAEIAPEKYLVLNALRSEPRWNAVLSFHLQPHWEDRVRLLARARIGLRYPGEVFVLELARPAIALGTRALLLAIKRRAERSEPVRSSVETS
- a CDS encoding bifunctional lysylphosphatidylglycerol flippase/synthetase MprF — translated: MKIRPKSRGPNAARGGERVLVGADVPAARVVSVLMLLCVLVWSVALFARQYLGYERVAPGRFGWSVALLGATALIARGIFLGRPVTAAHAMYAAGAVAAGLGAHFVSWAALGNVLIAGSGLALMLPTTAAPQPGRLGRVWDLVNATRGDPLAPFAMHSSKSYHFNTGGTAAIAYRTRLGFAVVSGDPIGDVTQFDDLVADFVRMCRSRGWQIIVLAAGERHLGLWSRDTVGQPMLSVPIGRDVVVDIRHFTLRGRRFRNLRQAVQRTHNCGVTTEIVDEQRLSGAMRAELTEVLYAAHRAARTDRGFCMNLDGALQGRFPGVTLAIARDRRGRAVAFHRYLTAGGGSEVSLDVPFRRRDAPNGVDERLSVDMIAHAENAGGRRLSLAFAAFPEIFEAAQPGPLQRVALSLIHLLDPLIRLESLYRYLRKFHALSQRRYVVLCAHHIPAALMVLLSLEFVPRPRRMRPG
- a CDS encoding pyridoxamine 5'-phosphate oxidase family protein; the protein is MSLTDDGVFILPVNECWDLLRGATLGRLVTSVGGQPEIFPVNYVVQQRTVLFRTAEGTKLVSTAINNKVLFEVDDHNVAEGWSVIIKGTARSLRSNEEIEEAERAQVLPWVPSEKSHFVRIVPEVVTGRRFRFGAPV
- a CDS encoding universal stress protein; this encodes MKPILVGIDGSSAAIAAALWGVDEAISRGAPLRLVSVVKPTHESPEDYERDVEHARKSLLEARLAVEGTGKAVTIETDMPRGPAGSVLLEASSDAEMLCVGCVGIGRYARAIVGSTASELAEKARCPVAVVRTGSDRPPPDINWIVVRLTDTPGNDAVVNCAAAEAKLRGAPMLVLGGRPEELTEHADGEFERRVAQWRQRYPEVRVYPITTKQAIAGYLSANDERVLLAVIGAEEARQLAQLVGPHGHPLFRHPECSVLVVR